CCCAAGGTCAGCCGGGTCCAGCTTCCCGATGGCGGATCGGCCGTCGAAGCGGTGCAGAAGCTGCTCGGCGAAGGCGTGAAGGTCGTCTCCGCCTTCCAGAACATCAGCGCCCATCACCTCACCCATCTGGACGCGGAGATCGAATGCGACGTCCTCGTCTGCGCGGACGATGTCGAAGCGGGCGACACGGTGGTCGCGCTGGCGCAGGAAATCGGCCTGCGCGCTTGGTATGCCGGGCCGCTTTGCAATTCCGTGGTGGCGGAGGGGTTGACCTCCGTGCTGATCGCTCTCAATCGTCGTTACAAGGTGCCCGGTTCGGGCATCCGCATCACGGGGGTTTGACTATTCCATCATGACTGCCGCCGCATCGGCCACGGCCACGCTGCTTGCCCTGGGCGGCATTCCCATGATCGGGCTGGGCGACGATCTGGCCGCGATCATCCTCGACGCGGTGGAGCGGTCGGGCGAAGCCCTGCGGGACGGCGACATCCTCGTCCTCGCGCAGAAGATCGTGTCGAAGGCGGAAGGGCGGGTCGTGCCTCTGGCGCGGGTCACGCCGTCCGCCGAAGCGGTGGACCTCGCCGAACGTTGCGACAAGGACCCGCGCCTCGTCGAACTCATCCTGTCTGAAACCGACAAGGTGATGCGTGTCCGCAAGGGCGTGTTGATCGTCCGGCACCGGCTGGGGCTGGTGCTGGCCAATGCGGGCATCGACCAGTCGAACATCGCGCAGGAAGGGGAAGGCGTCGCTCTCCTGCTCCCACTCGATCCCGACGCCAGTTGCGCGGCCATCCGGCAGGAAATCGCGCGTCGGACGGGCAGGGACGTCGCCATCCTCATCATCGACAGTCTCGGCCGGGCATGGCGCAAGGGAACCTGCGGCATCGCTATCGGCGTCAGCGGCATGGCGGGCTTGCTGGACCTGCGCGGCGCGCCGGACCTGCACGGGCGCCAGCTTCAGACCAGCGAACTCGGCCTTGCCGACGAAGTGGCGGCGGCCGCTTCCCTCGTCATGGGGCAGGCCGATGAAGGGCGCCCCGTGGTGCTGGTCCGCGGCATCGGACGCGGACGCTCCGAAGGCCGCGCCGCCGATCTCATCCGCGAACCCGAAATGGACCTTTTTCCATGAGCGTCCTCGCGTTGGCAGGCGGCGTGGGCGGCGCAAAGCTCGCCAATGGGCTTGCCGCGATCCTGCCGCCGGGAACGCTGACCGTGGCGGTCAACACCGGTGACGATTTCGAGCATATGGGGCTGCTCATCTGCCCCGACCTCGACAGCGTCACCTATGCGCTGGCGGGCATGAACAATACGGAACTGGGCTGGGGCGTGGCGGGCGAAAGCTGGACCTTCATGGACGCCACAGCACGGCTCGGTGGGGAAACATGGTTTCGCCTCGGCGACCGCGATCTGGCGACGCACATCCTGCGGCGACA
This genomic window from Sphingobium cloacae contains:
- the cofE gene encoding coenzyme F420-0:L-glutamate ligase; amino-acid sequence: MTAAASATATLLALGGIPMIGLGDDLAAIILDAVERSGEALRDGDILVLAQKIVSKAEGRVVPLARVTPSAEAVDLAERCDKDPRLVELILSETDKVMRVRKGVLIVRHRLGLVLANAGIDQSNIAQEGEGVALLLPLDPDASCAAIRQEIARRTGRDVAILIIDSLGRAWRKGTCGIAIGVSGMAGLLDLRGAPDLHGRQLQTSELGLADEVAAAASLVMGQADEGRPVVLVRGIGRGRSEGRAADLIREPEMDLFP
- the npdG gene encoding NADPH-dependent F420 reductase, with translation MQNAASATIAVLGGTGKEGGGLALRWAHKGHRVIIGSRTAERAQEAAAEMNATLGTNNVTGAANPDAAAQADIVVLAVPYAAQQSTVKEVEGALAGKILIDVTVPLVPPKVSRVQLPDGGSAVEAVQKLLGEGVKVVSAFQNISAHHLTHLDAEIECDVLVCADDVEAGDTVVALAQEIGLRAWYAGPLCNSVVAEGLTSVLIALNRRYKVPGSGIRITGV